The genomic stretch CTCTTTGGCAGTTAGTTAAGCCGCTCCAATCCACACACCCACCTACTTTCTCTCTCTAACTACTCTAAAAATCTCATCTTTTTTTCATTCTCTCTCTTCATTCCTTCATTTATTGCTTCCCTTTGCATTCATTCAATCAAAAATCCACATTTTCATTGGTTTTAGAAGGAGTTATTAGGAGATAGAATAAAGGGTCTTTTTTTTTTGGGTTTGGAAGATGCCTCTGGTGAGGTTGCAGGTGAGAAATGAGTTTGGTTTGGGGGTGCCTGAACTCTATAGAGATGTTAATAGAGAAGACCCTAAAGCTGTTCTTGATGGTGTTGCTGTTGCTGGACTTGTTGGGATCTTGAGACAGCTTGGTGATCTTGCTGAGtatgtttttcttttcaatttgaattttgaCTCTTTGTGTTTTTTTTGTTCTTTCCCAAATAGTAGTTGCAAATTTTTACCTCAGTTGTTTGGGAAATGGGTCTTGTTAATTTCTCCTGTTTTGAGTGGATTGGAGCTTTGGAGGTTGTGGATTGGTGAAAAAGTTGATTTTGGAAGTGACTTAATGTGGCTCTTTGGCTTAATTTTTGTTCAGAAAGATGTCCTTTTTCTTAGGTTTTTGGGCCAAATTTCTGTTGGTGAACTAAAAATTTCTCTTTGActttttattatttctttttgTAGACAATTATAAGTTGCATACAGCTATACCTTGGTTATACTTTAGATTATCACTCTAATTATTTTGGCTTCTCAACACTCTGAGTGGTTCATCAGGTGCAAGTTGCTCCAAATTATTATGACTTATGAGAAATCAATTTGTCTAAAAGTTCTTCCATTTTTTGCTTAAGCAAAACATCGGTAGAATGCATGTGTGATCCTGTACATCCTTTCTTGAAACCTTATTTCTTAGGAAGTTGCACAATGATGGGTAGAGGTTATTCTTAGTCTGGCTTGATATAAATCCTGGTTCAGGAGGGTCTGTGTTTTCTGTCATAAAAACAATGATGCATAGATATGATACatatttgatatcaaaatatgaTTATTCTTGAAAAGTTGTGCGCGTTGAAAGTGTTTTAGTTTTAGGCCTAGAATAAAATTGTGCATTGTGAAGTGTTGTAGTACTGACTAGAAACTATAATGCCGAGTTGGTAATTGCATGTCGTACTGAGTTTATAATGAAATAGTCCCTGATAACCGTGACGTTTTCGTTATGCTTCTTAAGACCTTGTTCTTGTTATGAACGGTATTTGATCTAAGTAGTTTAGTTTAGTTTTCTTTCTGTTATTTTTGTTCATGTTGAGTTTTACCGATGAAACTTTTTTGAAAATGTAGTTTTGCAGCAGAGGTTTTTCATGGTCTGCAGGAGCAAGTGATGACAACGGCTTCTAGGAGTCATAGATTGATGATTCGTGTTCAAAACATTGAAGCTTCCCTACCTCCATTGGAGAAAGCTGTATTGGCACAAACAAGTCACATACATTTTGCCTACACAGCCGGTATGGTTGTTTTAAGCAACAATCTCGTCCTGCTTGTGATTTTACTCAGACAATGTAGTATAGGAGCTCTTGATGAAAACCAGTTTCCTTTCAGGTTGCGAATGGCATCCACGCATAAAAACTGCTCGAAATCATTTCATATACAATGACTTGCCTCCTTTTATTATGGATTCATATGAAGAATGTCGTGACCCACCACGAATGCACTTGCTTGATAAGTATGTTGAATTTCTTTCGGTTCTATGTTGTTTTTCTGTTTAAGAATATTTCGATTAGTTAAATACTAAAGCATAAACAGTTGATAAGTTTCCAACTAATGTCATCTAATTCTGCTTAAATTAAGTGTTCTGTCCTGGTTATTGAAATATTTGTGTCAATCAGATTCGATACTGGTGGCCCAGGATCTTGCTTCAGGAGATATTCCGATCCAACCTTCTTCAAGAGAGTATCTGCAGTTTCTGAAGAACGGTACTCTGAGAAGACCGAAAAGGCTAGGAAATCCCGGAAAAGCAAGGTACAATAGCAATCCATGCATTTCAGTGGGAAGATTGTTTTTAACCAAGTTCTGTTCCCGAAAGAAGCATATTTCTTTGGAAAGATAAAATATTTTTGCTTATGTGAAAAATGTTTGACAGAAGAGACGGGCGTCACGAAGGAACAGCGAACTTTTGAGGGGCGAACAAATGCATGGAAATAGTGGCAGGTATATTTTCTGTGTCTACTGTATAAGTACTCATGATATACGTATTATAGATATTTAAAATCGATACTTACATAGTGTACTGACTATGCAGAATGCAATTTATTTCTCCCTCAATCAATGGCCGAAGTTCATCACAAACTGCCTCTACAATAGACATGACAATGAAATCGGATTTGGAAGATCGTTCAAATTCTTTTGATTCAAAGTCTGGTGCTGGCTACATTGAATGTGTTTTCCATCCAAGCAATTCTATTCAAGCTGATGAACTGGATTGCGAGGAACCATCCTCTTCAAAGTTGACGCAGAAAACCGAGACTCTTAAGTCAGTATCTCCTCCTATGGATGATAACATTTCCCACGATTCATTGGAAAAGCAAGTTGCATCTTCTTCATCTGGTGTTACTTGGGATGAAAAGGAAGAGATATTGGAATCCAATAGTCAAGCTTGTGAGACGGATAAAACTCCAGAGAGGCTTGTGGAAAAACAAAACTCGGATCGGCATGTTAATGAGGCTGTTAGCGTAGCAAATATTAGTTACAATGATATTCTATTTAATGAAGAAAGAAACCTGAAACCAGTCTTCAGAGAGATTCAAACAGGTGATATCGATAGTGAGCCTGATAATGATAATTTCATGGATGCTCTTAACTCAATTGAATCAGAATCTGAAGTTGATTTTGACTATGAAACAAAACGAGAGGTGCAGCGGGTTGCCTCGCACGCTACATGTGAAATGGTTGAAAATGGAGGGACTCAAACTCCTTCTAATTTATTTGACAACGATATTCCTGACTCGCTACAAGAAAATCCTCCTCTCATGTCCGAGTCGCATGCTTCTAATTTGGGATCAGCAACTATGCCAAATATTCTTGATATTGAAAAGGTGACCAGAGACACTGTTTACTCAAACAACGAAGCAATCAATGATTTGCCTGACTCGCCGCAAGAAATTCCTCCTCTCATGTCCGAGTCGCATGCTTCTAATTTGGGATCAGCAACTATGCCAAATATTCTTGATATTGAAAAGGTGACCAGAGACACTGTTTACTCAAACAACGAAGCAATCAATGATTTGCCTGACTCGCCGCAAGAAATTCCTCATCTCACATCAGAACCACGTGCATCTGATTTGGACTCTGCGAGTCCATCAGATGATCCTTACAGCAAGGAAACATTCGGGAATTTTCCTGACATGCTACCAGAAATTCCTCATTTCATATCAGAGCCACATGAATCGAATTTGGGATGTGTGAGTCCATCAGATGTTTCTGCCAGCAAACAAATATCCAAGAGTGAAGCTTGTTCTCATTCCTCTGCGAGTCCCATCTTGGAAAGGGATCCTCATACAAGTGATAATTTTGCTTTGGATCACTTAGTAGGGACTCATACCTCCATTGATTCTTCTACTGTTAATGATACAGTGTCAGCACCAATTAGTACTGATACATCATTTTCTGGCTCAAAATTATCAGACGAAAAAACTGGTAAGGTCAATAACATCTTCAAATATGAAGACACGCATAAAGAGTCTTTTAGTGATAATTCGGTTAGGTTCTGGACTAATGGTGGATTATTAGGACTCGAGCCATCAAAACCTCCTGACTTTACCATGTCAAGTTCCTTAAACCAAGGGTCTTTGATGTCGAATAATGAGATGAATGGTGGTTCGCTTGGCAATTCAATGCAAAAAAGCAATGGTTCAACTTACAAAGAGGGTCAGGAATCATCAGAAAAGGTTACTCAACAGACTCTAAAGGAATCAAGTTCTAGATATGATGATCAGGCTTGTACATCTGAAAATACCTCTCGGGGTTCTCAGCAGAGTAATGGTCACACTAAGAGGAACATTTTGGCAGAACGAAATGTATCTGCATCTGGAACGGTTCTCTCAGCAGCAGCTGACACAAAGGATTGTGCTGAAACGGACCAGAGGAATGGTGAAAACTCGTCACAGGTGTTTGGACTTGGCCATAGATTATTAATAAAAAGCTTCAACCGCAAAGTTTCGTTTGACGAAAAATCTGGACCTTATGGTTCTTTGAAATCTGTTATATTGGAACAGAGTGAACAAAATGGCATTGTAAGACAGCTACATCCTGAGACAACCTTCAAAGAGAAAGTTAGTTTCAGATATCCTATAGATTCACTCCCTCCTTCACCGCCACTCGAACATATGAAAATATCTTTCCAACCTCTCAGTGGACTTGAGACCTCCAAGCTAAAACTGCAATTTCCCGATGGAAGTAATCATCATGAAAGTATAACAGATATGTTTCCTTCGTTCCAATTGGTACCAGAGTCCTCCATTCCGATGGACGATTCAGGCTCTCACTCCGACGGTGATGACACGTTCTGTAGATCATCTCCTTGTGCATCCTATGATTGTCATACCCCTCGCTCGGACTATGACTCTGATCAGTGGGAGTCCGATGAAACTCCCGAAAGCAGTGACCATGGCGGCATACATGATTCTCCTCACAGAAGCTCATCAACTGAATCTATCTTAAGTACCAAAGAACATGACAGAATGTCCAATAATGACACTGACGTAAAAGACGATCATACGAATCGCGTGGAATCTTCCTTATCCGGGCCTTTACTTGATTTTCCATGTTTCGAAAACGTGAATCCTGTAGTTGAGAATGAAAGCAATCAACAACATGAACACAGTAATGATGTTATGTCGCATAGTTATGCAGAGCCTACTCGACCACCACCACCACCTCCTCCAGTTCCTCCAACACAATGGAGAGTCACAAAACCGCAGTCGGACAAGTCAAATGAGATACAAAATTCTATATCCGATGATGCTGAACGAATCAAAGCTCAAAGTCTTCCAGAATCTAATATCTTCGAACAACCTAAGCATACTGAGGTTGAGCAAATACAACATAATCAAGACGGTCACGAGTCTTATGATACTGTTATACATAAATTGAAGGAAAAGGTACTAATTCGGTCTTAATACCTCTTtatttcttagacattgcattCATTTAACCACGAAGGACAACGGAATCTTTCAAAGTATTCATCATGTTCTGTCTTTCCTGCAGCTGGGTCCACCGAAGTTGAATAGTCAGAAGGAAGTTAATCAGTTGAGAATGGGACATGAGACAGATGAAAGAGAAGATTTCCTTTATCAAATCAGAACCAAAGTAAGTCCTCATTGTATAATTTCAATGATAAACTGGCAAACATTCAATTTCGATATTTCCAACATTCATTAACCTAGCATTCTGTTGCAAAGTTGCGAAGTTACAAATCTAACTATTACATTGCTTTATCATAATTGGTTCAGTCCTTCAACCTGAGGCCTACAGTAACAGGAAAGTCGAACACTTCAACGGGTCCCACTGCAAACGTCCAAGTTACAGCAATTTTGGAGAAAGCAAATGCAATCCGTCAGGTATTTCATCGTTTTTCGTTCTCCCTATTGTTTCCGGCGTTTGCATTTCATTTCATATCTAACTTTGCATCCATAATCAACTAACACACAGGTTGTCACGAGTGATGAAGGCGAAGACGACGATGATACCTGGAGTGAtacatgattttttttttaattcttttaattttCATACATGAGTAGAGTCATCTGTTTCTTTTAGCCTCTTGAAATGAAGTTGCATTGCATGAGGCTTTGTTGTATGTAAGCATGCATGTGTGAATAAATCATGTCTATTTTTGTTATTAATAGTGCAGTAGTGGTTAGTTTCCTTAATCTTCGTTACCTTAATATGAGTTTATGCCTTCATTAGCTGTTTTTGCTTTGAAATCTTTATGTAGAATTGATGAAAGAATTTCTGAATTTTATTTCAGAAGTAATGAGATTACAATAATTGATAACTCAACTGTTTAATAAATAGACTATAAGTTATCTAATATGTGTAATCAATGGGATGAATACAAATGATTATGAAATTATAAAATTACAAAAGTGGATATTTTAATACATCTTATATGCTTCTTATGAACCATGCGGAAATACTAAAATGTTTTAAGATATACATTTTTGGATGCATTCTAACGCACACATAAAACAGGCCATTCTGAGTGGTGCCATATTAGTTAAGTTATTTTTATTTTGGAGATGTATCTTCGGAACATTTCAAGAAATATATTGATAATTGATCAGTTCAGTAGAAATTTCGGAATCACATCTCCGGAAGTTAGGGCGAGATTTTGAAATATTTGTCACCTTTGCATGTCAGATATCTTAGGAGATATATCTCCGAAATAATCTGATAAAAGAAATAGCTGCATGATCACACAATCATTGTTGCCATCGTTGTTTTCCAACACAAACCCTTACCAAAAGCCACTCCATTCTCAATCCATTTTTCACTCCAAATCTCAAATCTTGTGGTTCATCATATCGAAGGGAGCAAAATAAGACAGAATTTTAGGTAAAGATCTTTTATTTCACATTGCATTGCTCACTTTAATCAGCATTTTGTCTGAAGAAACGAGCGTTTGACCGAAAATGTATCTCCGAAATGAGTATGAACTTTTTCGGAGATGCATTTTCAAAACTAGTTTGTGTTCATTTTTCCAGTTCTATTTTCAGTAGTAGCGTTTATTAATGTTTTGTGGTAATTGTTTTCATTAGATATGTGCACCCTGATATTTTTCCCAATAAGTTATTTCTCCGAATGTCTaaggtgttgttgtgaaggcgGTAGATGTCGGGAACCAATTTAAAAACGAATAAGTTTGAATCTCGTGATCAAATGCTTCAATAGATTCATATGGAGGCCTCTAAACTTGGATTTGATGTGGTTATTGGAAGGTTCGATAATGGTTCAGATAGAAGACGCGCTTTTGTGAGAATGACGTGCGAAAGAAGCGGGAAATATGAAATTCCACTCTAGATTTTTCAAAGAGACGACATCGGTTCAAGAAAATGAGAGTGTCCGTTTAAGGTGCGTGGTTTCATGTTGGAAACAAAAACTGAAGATTTATTGTCATATGTGGTTTGCATAACCATGATTTGTATGAAAAATTAGTCAAACATCCTAGTGTGTGTCGGCTCATGCCGGAAGAGAAGGAATGCGTTGCTGACATGACATTAAATTTGGTTCAACCAAAAAATATACTTGCAACATTGAAACGGAAAAGACCCGAAAATATATCAAATATCAAGCAAGTGAATAATATTCGGTACCAAACTAACAAGGCGCTTAGGGGGAATATAACCGAATTGCAATAACTCTTGAAATTATTGGATGATAACAGTTAAGTGTCTAGGTACCGAATGTGTGATGATGAAGTTACTATTCGAGATATATTTTGGACTTATCCTGATTCAATAAATTTGTTCAACACATTTTCTACTATGCTCATACTTGATCCAACTTACAAGACCTATTAGAGATGGTTGGTGTTACCTCAACTGAGAAGACATATTCAATTGGGTTTGCATTTCTTGAGTgtgaaaaagagaaaaaatttaCTTGGGCCTTAGAGGTGATTCAGATACCGTTGAAGGACTAATGTGAGATGCCTAAAGTGATTGTTACCAACCGCGATACCGCCTTGATGAAATCGGTTGCAAAATATTTCCTTGTTCTAATACATTACTTTGTAAGTATCACATAATAAAAAATGTGAGAAGTCGGGTTAAACCCGCGGTAGAGACGAAATAGATAGAATCCGAAGATGGAAAAATGGTGAAGACGGGTGTGGTTGTGGAAAAAATAATGGATGCATGGAGTCGTATAATAAATTCTTCCACAAAGAACTAGATGCCGATTCCGTTATGCATTTCAGGAAAGTGTGTGAAAACTATCCAGATTTGTTGAAATATGTTGAAAAACACAATTCTTGACTAGGTGAAAGATAAAATTGTTTGTGCATGAATTGGTAATGTTAGACACATTGAAAATACAACAACTATCAAAGTTTAGTTTGCCCATGCTACTTTGAAAATTGGTTTAGAAATAATAAGGGCGATTTGTGTAGAGATTGGGACTCCGTGGACCATATGATTTAAAACCAGTATAATGAGATACAAATATCATTTGGTCGAAGCATCACGGTTATGGAACCTAAATTTAAAGACAACACTCTGTATTCTCAGTTGTTCGGAAACATATCTCGAGCGAgtttgaattatatttttcaCGAGGCTAAACGAGCTGATAATGTAGGCTCCGATAGCGCAAAGTGTGGATGCACAATTGTGAAAACATATGGTCTCCCATGTGCTTGTGTTATTGCAAGAAAAAGTGAAACTTGGTAGCCCAATAACAATGGATGAGGTTTGCACTCATTGGAAGAGACTTatgtttgatgatgatggtgtcaTGAATGACGGTAAATAAAATATCTGTATTTTGACCGAAATGGAAGCGATACAAGAGAGATTTTGAAAGTCGATGACAACATGAAACTCCATATCAAAGAACAATTGAGGAAGATTTCCTATTTGGAAACTACCGACATGAAACCACCATCTCAACCGATAAAAACAAAAGGTGCTCAGAATAAAATGAAGCCTACACTGAAAGAAAATTCGACTACACGACCCCCTTCATATTTTGAACATGTTTACAAAGTTTTTTCCGACTCACCAACTCTAAAATCTCAAAGAAGTGTTGTCAAAGGAGATCGCATTAACAAACCACCTCTTACGCCGCCTCCACCAAAAATTATATTCATCGACGAGATGCTCgtttttatgcacaaatacatcGAACGAATTGTCAATGTTGCGGGGGACGGTAATTGTGGTTATCGAGCAGTTTCGTCTTTACTCGGTAAAGGAGAAGATAATCATACACTTGTCCGCCATCAACTTATTCAAGAGTTGAGGACGCATAAAGAATCATACACACGATTCTACGGAAAGAGAGAAAAATTTGATGAAGTTTATGAGTCTCTTGTTCCTTGCCTTAGCGGTCCGACACTGGAGGCAAAATGGATGCGCTTCCCTGACACGGATCACCTAATAGCATGTGTGTATGATAGTGTGTGTGTTGATCTGACACAATACAGTTTTTCAGAAACCTTTTTCCCACTGCGCACCGccccacctcaaaatccaaatgatcGTATTTATATGTATTGGGTGATTTTCAAAATCAAGATATTTTGTTCAGGTTTACTTGAAACTGGGATGCCTTATACCACTTACATCACATGAGTGGACGACTCATTCAATAACAATAGCCGAGACTTGGCCGAGTCATTATATGGAAAGGATGCTAGAGTTCGAGAAATTGAGCAacattgaaagagaatcaaatgcACAAAAGTCAAATGAGGTACCATCCATAGATTTAGCCGGCGACATATGTTTCGATTCATTTAAATTTCTTGTTTAGCTGGACAAATAAGTGTATGTAATTGTGTCTATATATAAATGAAGTGTAATATATTCAACATTTGTTCATATTGTGTCTAATGCATTCTTGATCATCCCCATAACAACATTTGTTCTTTTGTAAAACAAAAAGTTATGTTTTAAAGGTTCTGTTTCCGAACTGGTTCAGGAGAAGttccggagatacatctccgaaaCAAGATAATAGGGTGCGAAACTGAAGATATATCTCCGAAATCAGCATGCCAGTTATTGATGGTCCATATTGATTTATGACTTCTATAAATTCAGGTGCTCTTATATTATATTTCACACAAACTTAAAATGTCTCAAATGTCACAAACAAACATTGACTGGTATGCCGCAAATGTCTCATTCTCCAGTTCTACACCCAGGCGAACGTTTAAGCTCAACGAATTCACCTCCATCGAAGATATTTAATACGAAATTCACCATCTCCTACCTTACGGAGACAATCGAAGGATTGTGAAGCTCGAGTACCGTTCACCGTCGATTGACAATGGATGAAAGATTAAGTTCAACAAATTTGAGCTCAAGACGCAAGCAGATGTCAGGGCTATGTGGAATACATATTTCcattttgaaacaaaagtttcGCTCGAGTTGGAAGCGACGATTTCAAGACCGGTCGAAGATGTTGAAGCGTCCATCTGGATATTAAAGTAATGTTCCATTTATGTTGAAATGATCTATGCAATcctaattttattttatgaatcTTAATTTCATTTTGGAAAATTGCATGTTTTTTATTCTGCTACTGATGTGTCTGTGTTATGAAAATATAACTACGAAACATTATGCAGATACATTTCCAgattaaaaaaaacaaataatagAGCGTCACTTAGAATGACATATGTTGAGTGTATATTGGGGTGCATCCATATATacatttccaaaaatcaaaaacattttaaattttttatatgGTGTCTAAAAAACATATATGATACATTAAAAAATTCTCTaaaattatatttacaagaatttTTAAGTTGGCTAGtttgaaactttttgtgcttTAGAGATAACATAGTCATTTCATTCTTAACAAAAATGTCATTTGAAAATAAGGATAATAACTGAGTTTAATCAAATTTGATATGTT from Lathyrus oleraceus cultivar Zhongwan6 chromosome 7, CAAS_Psat_ZW6_1.0, whole genome shotgun sequence encodes the following:
- the LOC127102382 gene encoding uncharacterized protein LOC127102382, producing MKLHIKEQLRKISYLETTDMKPPSQPIKTKGAQNKMKPTLKENSTTRPPSYFEHVYKVFSDSPTLKSQRSVVKGDRINKPPLTPPPPKIIFIDEMLVFMHKYIERIVNVAGDGNCGYRAVSSLLGKGEDNHTLVRHQLIQELRTHKESYTRFYGKREKFDEVYESLVPCLSGPTLEAKWMRFPDTDHLIACVYDSVCVDLTQYSFSETFFPLRTAPPQNPNDRIYMYWVIFKIKIFCSGLLETGMPYTTYIT
- the LOC127108434 gene encoding SCAR-like protein 2 isoform X1, producing the protein MPLVRLQVRNEFGLGVPELYRDVNREDPKAVLDGVAVAGLVGILRQLGDLADFAAEVFHGLQEQVMTTASRSHRLMIRVQNIEASLPPLEKAVLAQTSHIHFAYTAGCEWHPRIKTARNHFIYNDLPPFIMDSYEECRDPPRMHLLDKFDTGGPGSCFRRYSDPTFFKRVSAVSEERYSEKTEKARKSRKSKKRRASRRNSELLRGEQMHGNSGRMQFISPSINGRSSSQTASTIDMTMKSDLEDRSNSFDSKSGAGYIECVFHPSNSIQADELDCEEPSSSKLTQKTETLKSVSPPMDDNISHDSLEKQVASSSSGVTWDEKEEILESNSQACETDKTPERLVEKQNSDRHVNEAVSVANISYNDILFNEERNLKPVFREIQTGDIDSEPDNDNFMDALNSIESESEVDFDYETKREVQRVASHATCEMVENGGTQTPSNLFDNDIPDSLQENPPLMSESHASNLGSATMPNILDIEKVTRDTVYSNNEAINDLPDSPQEIPPLMSESHASNLGSATMPNILDIEKVTRDTVYSNNEAINDLPDSPQEIPHLTSEPRASDLDSASPSDDPYSKETFGNFPDMLPEIPHFISEPHESNLGCVSPSDVSASKQISKSEACSHSSASPILERDPHTSDNFALDHLVGTHTSIDSSTVNDTVSAPISTDTSFSGSKLSDEKTGKVNNIFKYEDTHKESFSDNSVRFWTNGGLLGLEPSKPPDFTMSSSLNQGSLMSNNEMNGGSLGNSMQKSNGSTYKEGQESSEKVTQQTLKESSSRYDDQACTSENTSRGSQQSNGHTKRNILAERNVSASGTVLSAAADTKDCAETDQRNGENSSQVFGLGHRLLIKSFNRKVSFDEKSGPYGSLKSVILEQSEQNGIVRQLHPETTFKEKVSFRYPIDSLPPSPPLEHMKISFQPLSGLETSKLKLQFPDGSNHHESITDMFPSFQLVPESSIPMDDSGSHSDGDDTFCRSSPCASYDCHTPRSDYDSDQWESDETPESSDHGGIHDSPHRSSSTESILSTKEHDRMSNNDTDVKDDHTNRVESSLSGPLLDFPCFENVNPVVENESNQQHEHSNDVMSHSYAEPTRPPPPPPPVPPTQWRVTKPQSDKSNEIQNSISDDAERIKAQSLPESNIFEQPKHTEVEQIQHNQDGHESYDTVIHKLKEKLGPPKLNSQKEVNQLRMGHETDEREDFLYQIRTKSFNLRPTVTGKSNTSTGPTANVQVTAILEKANAIRQVVTSDEGEDDDDTWSDT
- the LOC127108434 gene encoding protein SCAR3 isoform X2, coding for MPLVRLQVRNEFGLGVPELYRDVNREDPKAVLDGVAVAGLVGILRQLGDLADFAAEVFHGLQEQVMTTASRSHRLMIRVQNIEASLPPLEKAVLAQTSHIHFAYTAGCEWHPRIKTARNHFIYNDLPPFIMDSYEECRDPPRMHLLDKFDTGGPGSCFRRYSDPTFFKRVSAVSEERYSEKTEKARKSRKSKKRRASRRNSELLRGEQMHGNSGRMQFISPSINGRSSSQTASTIDMTMKSDLEDRSNSFDSKSGAGYIECVFHPSNSIQADELDCEEPSSSKLTQKTETLKSVSPPMDDNISHDSLEKQVASSSSGVTWDEKEEILESNSQACETDKTPERLVEKQNSDRHVNEAVSVANISYNDILFNEERNLKPVFREIQTGDIDSEPDNDNFMDALNSIESESEVDFDYETKREVQRVASHATCEMVENGGTQTPSNLFDNDIPDSLQENPPLMSESHASNLGSATMPNILDIEKVTRDTVYSNNEAINDLPDSPQEIPHLTSEPRASDLDSASPSDDPYSKETFGNFPDMLPEIPHFISEPHESNLGCVSPSDVSASKQISKSEACSHSSASPILERDPHTSDNFALDHLVGTHTSIDSSTVNDTVSAPISTDTSFSGSKLSDEKTGKVNNIFKYEDTHKESFSDNSVRFWTNGGLLGLEPSKPPDFTMSSSLNQGSLMSNNEMNGGSLGNSMQKSNGSTYKEGQESSEKVTQQTLKESSSRYDDQACTSENTSRGSQQSNGHTKRNILAERNVSASGTVLSAAADTKDCAETDQRNGENSSQVFGLGHRLLIKSFNRKVSFDEKSGPYGSLKSVILEQSEQNGIVRQLHPETTFKEKVSFRYPIDSLPPSPPLEHMKISFQPLSGLETSKLKLQFPDGSNHHESITDMFPSFQLVPESSIPMDDSGSHSDGDDTFCRSSPCASYDCHTPRSDYDSDQWESDETPESSDHGGIHDSPHRSSSTESILSTKEHDRMSNNDTDVKDDHTNRVESSLSGPLLDFPCFENVNPVVENESNQQHEHSNDVMSHSYAEPTRPPPPPPPVPPTQWRVTKPQSDKSNEIQNSISDDAERIKAQSLPESNIFEQPKHTEVEQIQHNQDGHESYDTVIHKLKEKLGPPKLNSQKEVNQLRMGHETDEREDFLYQIRTKSFNLRPTVTGKSNTSTGPTANVQVTAILEKANAIRQVVTSDEGEDDDDTWSDT